The Vibrio penaeicida sequence GGCTCACATCTCAGTCGGATGTGGATCAACAAACTCAGTCTTATTTATCACAGCAAAAACTCGTTCAAGACATGCGAAATCAACTCGCTCTTTTTCCAGATGAACGCAAAGTGGCATTAGCGCAAGTGAAAGTGAATGAAGCAAGACTGGACGAAGCCCAGCGATCTTTAGATAAGACGTCGATTGTTTTACCTGAAAATCTACGTATCGCGGAAGTCAACATCGAGCAAGATCAAGTCGTCAATTTGCAACAAACGATGATCGTTGCTCATGGTGTCACGACGATGGAAGTGGAAGCGCAATTGCCTCTTCACGATATGAGAACGCTAGTTTCTAGCCTCAGTACTTTCAATAAAGATGAGTATGGAAACCCCATACCAGCTACCGAAGAGATACGGGCGAGCATTGAGTTAACCAGCGGAAGTTTGGCAGCCAACTGGGACGCTAAAGTGGCTCGAGTCAGTGAAACTGTCGACCCTAATCAGGCAACGGTAGGGGTGATTTTAGAGATAGAGCAAGACTATCGCCAGTTAAAGCCCCAGAACTCTCCTCCATTAGTGAATGGCATGTTTGTAAAAGCGGAAATCATTGGGCAAGAAAACCCAAGCTGGGTGATCCCTGAGCGAGCGCTGCACGGCAACCGAGTTTATACCAAAGATGAGCACAATAAGCTGCGGATTAAAAACGTAACAGTACTCTACCGCCGTGATAACCAAGTGATTGTAGATGGCGACCTCGAGCAAGGTGAAGCGCTGATTTTGAACGATTTGCTCCCAGCGATTGAAGGGATGCAACTCAAGACAGCTGAAGCGGCGGAGGTATCGGAATGATTCGATTTTTTGCTAGGCACCCAACTGCCGCTAATTTGTTGATGTTGGGGCTTTTGATTATAGGGATTACGTCATTACCCAAGTTAAAACGTGAGACATTCCCCGAATTTTCTCCGCCATTTATTATGGCAGGGGTTGTCTATCCAGGAGCCTCCCCACAAGAAGTGGAAGAAAGCTTGTGTGTTCGAATGGAAGATGCGG is a genomic window containing:
- a CDS encoding efflux RND transporter periplasmic adaptor subunit; this encodes MAFNRKLLFFPALAVGIVILILAVKLKPTPPTKPAGDRARLVETMPLELKAMAPVVIGFGKVTPKLEWKAIAEVSGKVVYRHPQLEKGRMLPAGTEILRIDPLDYELKLAQTEADLSSSKTQLAKLDLEKINLTNTLKIEENRLAISKTELNRKKNLRKKGLTSQSDVDQQTQSYLSQQKLVQDMRNQLALFPDERKVALAQVKVNEARLDEAQRSLDKTSIVLPENLRIAEVNIEQDQVVNLQQTMIVAHGVTTMEVEAQLPLHDMRTLVSSLSTFNKDEYGNPIPATEEIRASIELTSGSLAANWDAKVARVSETVDPNQATVGVILEIEQDYRQLKPQNSPPLVNGMFVKAEIIGQENPSWVIPERALHGNRVYTKDEHNKLRIKNVTVLYRRDNQVIVDGDLEQGEALILNDLLPAIEGMQLKTAEAAEVSE